TTGCCATCAAAATAAATATTCGCTTCACGGGTAACCGTGACATTATCAAACGCAGACATAACAAAATTTCCTGTTAGAGACTTAAACTTGTAATAAATCGAGAAAGCGCCGGCGTTATCTATAATCCTGCATATTTCTAAATCCTTTTGGCACGTCGTACTGATACAACGTCTCAGTCCGTGTCTCCGTCCAGGTAGCTCCATTTCGGTCTACATAGTGAATCGTGTCGTCCTCAACACGCACAGCATAATGCACATAAGCACTGCTCGACTCCGGCCCACGGAAAATAAAGCCGCGATCAACCTGCAGGACAACATTACGATCTACATTATGCGAGTAGGTACCATAGCCAGGGTTGACCTGCCAGGAATAGTAGTCATAACGCGTTCCCCCATCTTTATATTCCACAGAGCGAATATGCTTTGTACCACCACGCTCGGCCTCTTCAAACCAATAGCCATCTAACTGCTCAGGACGAATGTTTGGTGCCGGAGTAAAGTGGAATTTATTTCTTTGGTAACTCACGGACTGGTTATCCCAGTCCACTTTTGCCTCAATCGTTTTCCCCTCTGTGGTTGGGGTTAGCAAAAGAACATCATTATCCTGCAAACTCAGCTCATAGACTTGCTCACGGCCCCAATCTGTACTGCTGGTAAAGGTGGCTTTATCACCTGAGATGGCCAGTGCCCCCCGGCCAGAGTTATCCACCCATTGCCCGGAAAGCGCTGATAAATCCTGTTTTGCCATTACCCCAAAAGCCGATAATAAAGAAACCGCGCCAACCACGGCTGATAACAATTTAGTTTTCATCATAATACTGTTCCAAATAGCTAATTTACTGATTCGAAGATGTCTGTTGTTCTAGTTCTGCGACACGCTTTTCAAGTGCTTCCAACTTTTCCCGTGTTCTTAATAGCACTTGAGATTGCACGTCAAACTCTTCTCTAGTCACCAAATCAAGTTTGTTAAATGTTGCCGTGAGGCCAGCACGAATATTTTTTTCTGCTTCTTCGCGCATTTGTAATATACCTGGCGGTAATGACTTGGTGACAGTGTCTACCAATTCATCAATTTTTTTTGAATCAATCATGTGCTCTCTCCCAATTTCGAGCTATTGTACGGCAAAAGCGATTAGACTCAATGCTCACCCTAAAGTTTGCTGAGAGAGATAGGTCAGGCTATGCTGTTATCTGACTTTATACTCAGGAAGCACTATGTCCGCGATTGAAATCACCGCTGTTGTTATTGCCCTTATCCTTGTCGGCATAATTAGCTTTTTTGCTGGCCGACGCATGAATATCGATACCCGTGATCTTGTTCGTCAATTGAACGAAGAGCACGAACAGCAATTATCTAAAAAACAGGCAGAACTTGATGCTTATCGCGACAAAGTCCACGCACATTTTGATAAAACGGCAGGGTTATTTGTCAACATGGCTGGCTCTTACAAAGATTTATTCGATCATTTATCCGCAGGTTACGATCAATTAGGCGAACTCGGTATCGATAAAAAATTGCCAGATCGAGCTGGCGCCTTGCTTGATGGTCCCGAAGCCGATGCACAACCAACGCAAACTCAGTCAGGTATGCCAGAATATAAAAATATGAATGCCACAGCCGGCGGTAGCAAAGACGATTAGGTCATTTTTTACCGAGTAACGATCCCAACAAACCGCGTAATAAACGCCGCCCAACCTGACTGCCCAAAGCACGCATCGCGCTTTTGGTAAAAGCTTCAAAAGCGGTATCACCGCGTCGGGTCCGTTTTGCCGCCTTTTTGACGGTTTCAGACTCAGCTTCCAAGGCTTTTTTCTGCATCGCTTCGGTTCGTTCAGAGAGCAACTCGTACGCTGACTCACGATCAACCACCTTCTCGTAGACACCGGCAACCAGTGACGTTTTTAGTAGTTGTTGTCGTTGTGATGCTTCAATCGGCCCAATTTGCCCTTTGGGTGGTTTGATCAGCGTGCGCTGTACCATTTGCGGCCGTCCTTTCTCGTCAAGCATAGATACCAGGGCTTCCCCCACGCCCAGCTGCGTTAAAACATCAATGCTGGAAAAAGCCGGATTATCGAAAAAGGTTTCTGCTGCAGCTTTGATTGCTTTCTGATCTTTAGCGGTATAGGCACGTAATGCGTGCTGGATACGGTTACCCAGTTGACCAAGCACACTTTCAGGAATATCCGTGGGATTTTGTGTAACAAAATACACGCCCACCCCTTTTGACCGAATCAAACGTACCACTTGTTCAATTTTATCCAGCAGCGCTTTCGGTGCATCATCAAAAATCAGGTGCGCCTCATCAAAAAACAAGACAATTTTTGGCTTTTCAGGATCGCCGACTTCGGGTAATTGTTCGAATAGCTCCGCCAAGAGCCATAATAGAAACGTGCTGTATAACTGCGGTGACTGCATCAGTTTGTCAGCAGCCAACAGATTAATCATACCGCGTCCATTTGCATCGGTTTGCATCAAATCGTCCAGATTGAGGACCGGTTCGGCAAAAAGTTTATCCGCACCCTGCTCTTCCAATACCAGCAACCGTCGTTGGATCGCTCCGACACTGGCTGCCGAAATATTACCGTACAGTGTTTGAAACTCAGCCGCATTCTCAGCCACATACTGCAGCATCGCCCGTAAATCCTTCAAATCCAGCACCAGCCAGCCATTATCATCAGCTACCCGGAAAACCAGGGTCAGGACGCCCTGTTGCGTATCATTTAATTGCATGAGGCGAGATAACAACAGCGGCCCCATGTCTGATATGGTTGTTCTAACTGGATGCCCTTGCTCACCAAACACATCCCAGAAACTGGTACTAAACCCCATAAATTGGAAATGATCCAATTGCATGGCGGTAACACGTTCCGCAATTTTAGGATGACTTTTGCCTGGTTGGCTGATGCCTGATAAATCGCCTTTAATATCGGCGGCAAAGACGGGCACGCCAATTTCGCTAAACCCTTCCGCCAAGCCCTGCAACGTCACTGTTTTACCGGTACCTGTTGCGCCGGCAACCAGACCATGACGGTTAGCCATTGTCGGTAACAAATACACCGGCGACTCAGCCAGTCCCATAAAAATTGGTGCAGCCATGAGCAGTCTCTTTAATTAATTTCAAAAAATGTTGTGTGAACTGACTAAGTATTAAAGCACGGAAGTCAGTTTAACTGAACGATCTCAGGCCAACGGCAATACTCAATGGGTTGTATTCGCTTCGTTATCCATAGCTTGCTTCATGCTGGTATTCACCGAATGCAGACCCACCGCCATAGCAAGCGCTAATAGTCCAGCCATTAACACCGTTGCCGCTGAAGCGCCAAGATATTCAAACCATTGGGTATAAAAGTGAATACCGCCAAAGACCACCACCGTATTAAAAACCCAGCGACGATTACGCCGCCATGCCCAAATTGCGGTGAGCATGATCGCCATTGCCCACAACCCGCTAAATACGCCGGCCGGAATGATTATTTCACTTTCTGCGCGCTCGCCCCATAAGGAGCCAATCCAAAAACCAAAATTCACTAAAAACACACTGGTTCTTGCTGAAACAATAGCGAGATTTTCATAGTCTGTGGTGAGCTTTTTGGAGCATAGATACAAACCTATCGCCAGAGCACTGAACAGTAAAATGGTCAACGTTGGTTCCTGAATGACCAAAAAGTAGCTGGCATGGTAATACCCCGTTCTCGCACCGATACTGGCGGATAACATCAATGTGCCTAACACGGCAAGCAAACTGCTTTTGGCAAAAATGCTAATTAAGGCAAGTAAACCAGTCACCGCCAAAATAGCAACCAGTGAACCATTAAACGCAGCAAGCAACCCGCCGCCGGCCATTAAAACGCCAACCAACATGCATATATTGGCCAGTAAGCGCCATTGTTCCTGGCCTGAACGCAATAACACCAGCCCAGAAATTAACGTCAATAGTCCAATGATTAATGCCGCCTGAACGGTTGGCATCATCGCCAAAGCCGCGCTACTGACCGCAATCACACCAAAACCAATCAATACATTAAAGGCCAATGCCCCTGTCGACGCTGCCGCCAAACGGTATAATTTCTGGTATTCCGCCTCGCTTATTTGCCCATCCCTTAGCAACTGTTCCAAATCCAGCGTGACTTTCATGATGCCTCCCTGTTTAGTTATAGGCTGGTTATGTCACGAAAAATTGGCGAAAGCAAGCGGTTACAATTGGCCAGACTTACTGTCAGCACCAATGTATTTACGGTTGAGGCGATTGACTGTTTATTCTGACAATTGTCGGCGTTATGTTTTTCAGTAAAGGCATCGTAGAAAACAGCAAAAAAAGCCATTTAACAAAACCTCTCGGAAAGGTGGAATAACCCAAGTCTGTAATGTCATGCGGTGCTGTAAACCAGTGGTTGAGCCTGCGAACAATGCTGTTCCTGTTGATACCCCATGGCATTTTGGGCGTCTGATAAGTTTCGGTTTTTTTCCAGCCTTGCTGCGACAGCGTCTTCTTCGCTATCCACTCTGGAATCGTGTCGAACATTAAGCACCAATCATCAAAAGCCTGTTCTATATCCTGCAACAGCAACTTGACTTCCTGTTCAGGGAAATACATAAACAGGCCTTGGGCGGTAATAAACACCAGTTTATTTTTTGGTACAAAATCAAACCAGCTACGATCAAGCGCAGAAACCGCAATATGCCGATAACGTGCATCGGGTTTAATAAACTGCTCCCTTATCGCTATCGCTTCCGGCAAATCGACACTCAACCAAGTTACTTGTTTCGCTTGGATTCTGAAACGCTGCGTTTCCAGCCCTTCACCAAGGTTAACCACGGTTGCATCGGGATATTGCGCCAGAAAAGCCCTGATTTGCCGATCAAAATCCAGTGATCTAATGGCATGCGATGCTTCTGCTTCGCCAAATTTTTTTACATAGTCATAGTCGATACTTCGATAAATCTTGACTGCCATGTCATCTTCAATAACGGCATCGTCACGCATCGCTTCAACAGCACGATTATGCAAAGTCCAAAGCATCGTTTCCGGCACGGCTTTCAGATTTGGTTTGATTGTCATCCCTTGCTCCCTGCTTACGTCAGATTTGATAAATTGCCGGCATCTACCCAACTCGGTGACTACCGTTTTATTCAACGCTAATATAGAATGATTCTCAAATGCATTTCACTTTTAATCATTTCAGGAATGACCATGAATCAATTTGCCTCCTATACTTTTTCCGCTTTCATTGCCTTGTTTTTAACACTCACCGCCCCTGCTGCGCTCGCCGACGAACAACCGATTCAGCACCGCCAAGTCGCTGACATAACCGACTTCGACGAAGCCAAGCAAGTCTTCAACGAGACCACGGCTGAAATCAAAAGCATCAACACACTGAATGCCGAAACGATGCATGAAATTCACATGATCACGTATTCGTTGGAAAAAGCGATTGCCTATTTCGTTGAAAATATGCAAGGCGCTCAGCAAAAATCCGCAGAAAAAATGGCTGCTGTGGTTGAACTGGTTCACCTAGGGTCAGAAAATAATCGCAAAGTTGAAACTGAAATCTACTTAGAAGAATATTTTTCTCTTGCTGAAGATTTTGCCGCCAAAATGTAATTTTCAATGATAAGCGTCAACAGTTACAATTTCCGAAACACAGCGCTTAATGGCTAGGCACCATGAGTCTAGCCATTAATCCCTAACTGTTCGGATAGGCCGCTTTCGCGATGATGACGGGTTTCGATTGTTTGTCTCAACGTCAGCTCGCTGCTCAAAAAGGCCACTTTCTCCCGCGCCCGTGTTAGCGCCGTGTAGAGCAATTCACGATTCAAAACAGGGCTAAACTCATCAGGTAACAGTACAGACACCTCATCAAACTCCGAGCCCTGACTTTTATGAATGGTCATAGCGAAAACGGTCTCGTGAGCAGGTAATCTGTTCAAACTAACCCATTGAAATGTCTCCGCCACTTTAAAACAGGCTTTGAGTTGACCTGTCTCGTCAGGTAAAACGATCCCAATATCCCCATTAAACAACTGTTGCCGATACTGATTCTGGGTTATTAAAATTGGCCTTCCGACATAATACGAGTCCGCAGCCCGCCATCCTCGCCGTCCCAAATAACGGCTCATCATTTGATTAATGCTTGCAACAGACTGTGGCCCTTGGCGTAGCGCAGATAACACGCGATAACGTTCAAAAGCATGGAGTATTTTCTCGTGTGATGCTTGGTTTTCAACCGTCTCAATATAAGCCTGATAACCGGCAGTCACGACTTCATGAATATCATCCGACGTGGTTTGCCGCCATGATATATCTGAATCAGGAAGTGTCAGAATATTGATAACCGAGCCACTGTCGCCTTGATTAATTAGCTGGGACAGCTTGCCAATCGCACTTTCATCAGAAAATCGGTAGCTATGTTTCAGTCTGACAAAACTATCTATAAGCAATTCGGGCGTGTTTGATGAAGCTTTTTCAAGGCCAAGACAAGAAAATTGCTCAATGAAAGTATCTGAAAAAACACCTTGCTGCCCCTCACTGAGATTGGCTAAAACAGCACCAGACTCCACAGAGGCAAGCTGTTGACTATCACCCAGCAAAATAAGCCGCGTTTGTTCAGACATTGCACGCATCAATTTTGCCATCAGGCTAATGTCAATCATGGATGCCTCATCAATAATGAGGACATCTAAAGGCAATGTTCGCTTATGGTTATAGCGACCAAAGTGATTCTGTTCCGTTATACCGAGTAGCCGATGTAATGTTTTAACCTCATAACCTGGTTGACGAATAGCCTGCTGAAGTCGTGCTGCTGCTTTACCTGTTGGGGCCGCAAGACCAATTTGAAGTGAATTGGATTGCTGCTCGAGACACTGCAAAATCTTTAATACGATCGAGGTTTTTCCTGTACCTGGCCCACCGGAAATCACCCCAAATTGGCGACTAACCGCCATAGCCACTGCGACTTTTTGCCAGTCAGTACCAACGGTATGTGACTTCCAGTTGATTAAATCTTGATTCAGTTGCGTGAAATCAACGTTTTCAACTGGCTTGAGCCGAAGCCTAATAAGTGAGGCAACATCACGCTCATCCAACCAAAATCGATATAAATAAACCTGGCCAGCATCTGTCAAAATCAGCGGTCTATACTCTCCCGGCTCCCCAACCACACGACTGGTTTTTAATATCTCAGTCCAGGTAGCGACCTGTTCAGGCAAATAATCGGATACCCCTTTGGTCACAGCAGGTACCTGGTGCAAATTCAGACAAACATGGCCTTGGGAAACCGCCTCGGTTAATAATCCTGCCGTCAAACTGGTCGTGAGTGGTTCACCTTGTGTTTTACGTTCGATAAAATCAGCAAATTGACAAGCAATCTCACTAAACCCACATTGGCGTAATAAGCTGAGCGCCCTAAACATCCGTCACCTCAATCATGCACCTGTCTAAAGCATCCAGTAAGGTGCTAGATGGCCGGTCAAAAAAGACGCCCGACTGCCCCCAGTCAGGCTGCATACCGCGGATGAACAAATAATAAACCCCACCAAAATGCTGGTCGGGATCATAACGACTTATGCGGGTCTTCAGGTAGCGATGTAGCGCCAAACTATATATCAGGTACTGCAAGGGGTAATGGTGCGTAATCATCGCCTCTTCGAGCGCGGCTTGCTGATATTGATTCGGATGATTGCCCAAAAAATTAGACTTGTAATCGACAATATAAAACTGTCCTTCAGACTCAAAAACCAAGTCAATAAAACCTTTCATAAAACCTTGCAACATCTTAAAGTTAAGTTGCGCAAGGACGGGTTTTAGGATTGGCATCGCATTGGCATGAGGCATTAAGGCTGCTTTTAGCCGGCCAACTGTCAGCGCATTAACGGGAAAATAAAACGCCATTTCATCCAATCGTTTCGTCGTCGGTATTGAGGCCAACGTCAAATGAGAAACCGGCGATAACGGTGTTAACACAACCGATTGCAGCCATGTCATGACCGTGGGTACCCATCCTTTTTGTATGCCATGCTGACGTAGATTTTTCGTGACAATTTCTTGCCAATCAGAGCCCGTATTTTGAAAATCCCAGTGCTCAAAAATACTGTGTAAGCAAGTCCCCGCCTGCGCACCTCGAGGAAAACTAAACTGATCAAAGGAATGCGTCACTTCAACATGCGATGCTGGCACGACAAAATCTGCATCATGATCAGGCTTTTCACTGGTAAAGCCGCGACTCAGCTGCGTAAAACTGCCAACCTGCCAAACTGGCTTAATCGAAGCGGTAAAACGTCGAGCCTGCCAAATCAAATCATTATCCTGTGATGCCAATAATGAAGTCGTTTTTGAAGACTGACTTAAGGCGGTCAATGTCATCGCAACCGGATTGCGAAGAATAAATTGCTGAAGCTCGTCTCGCATTTGTGCCGGTTCAGGCGTTGTATGGTGTGCATGTAAGAGTGAAAACAAGGCTGATTTTTCAACCTCTCTCACCGCCGCCCAATTAATGACACATCGCTCACGCGCTCGCGTCAGGGCAACATAGAGTAACCGTAACGATTCCGCTTTTTCTTCGTTTTCATAAGCCAATTCCGCTTGACTCATTTCTGGCTCACCAAATGCAACACATGCTTGGTTATCTTCTTCTCTATGAAAACTAATTACCGCCGGTTTCTGCCGAGGTTTTCCGACATGCCATAAAAAGGGGCAATAAACAATAGGATACTCCAGTCCCTTACTGGTATGGATGGTCACGACCTTGACTAACTGCTCATCACTTTCTAGTCGAATTTGCGTAGTCTCTTGCGTTTCCCCACTCGCCTGGCGCTGTGATGCCAGCCAAGTAAGAACCGCTTCCATGGCATGATTATGCCTACTGGCACAGATCTGCGTCAGTTCGGCTAAATGCAGCAAATTTGTTAACTGTCGTTCTCCATCCGGATTCGCCAATAAGCGACTTGCCACATTTTGTTCCACCATCAAACGACGAAACATGCTGATAAAGCCAGTTTGTTGCCATCGTTGATGCACCGATAAGAAATAATCGGTGACCTGTTGCCAGTCAGCTTCATTTTGCTGTTTGTGATAAAGCGTTAATGCCGTATCGGCAAATAAAGGGGTCGCTAACGCCGTTGAAATCAGCACGTCATCACTCGGGTGCGCTATCGCCATTAAGACTTGTTCCAGCATGCGAGCCTGTGGCGAGTGAAATACATTGTCACGAGATTGCAGTACGCTGTTCACCCCTCGCTTGCGAAGTGCTTGCTGTATATCAGATGCCTGTTGATGATTCCGCACCAATACCGCAATATCCCCACCATTTAAACGCCGCGACCTATTATCCGTTGTTAATTGAACTTTGCCGCTGGCTGAATCATTCAGCAACGCAGCAATGTCATCTGCCGTATGATCAGCTGCCCACCGCTGCATGCTCCCTTTATCTGCCACTTTGCCCCCTGTGTCATGCCACCAAAACGCTAAGGCCGACAAAGAGTGATCCGCATGACACAGGACCGAAGTAGGCTTTCTTTCTGCTTTGACGGGGATAAAGGGAATATCGGCATAGCGAAAAGGCGTCTCAACTTGCTGAAATAGTTGATTCACCGCGTCTACTAGTAAAGGGTGAGAGCGCCAATTGGTATCAAGGTTAAACTCGTTCGCTGAAGCGCGTTTTGCCTCCAAATAGGTAAAAATATCCGCACCACGAAAACTGTAAATTGCTTGTTTTGGATCACCCACGAAAAAAACCGGTAGCTCGCTTTTCTGAAAAAGACGACGAAAACAATCGTATTGCACCGGATCAGTATCTTGAAACTCATCAATGAGCGCCGCCCTGAACTGTTGCCGGATACGCGTAACAAGTTGACCGCCATGAACCCCATCCAAGGCTGACTGCAAATTAATCAGTAAATCATCAAAGGCTTGAACTTTATTTTGCCGTTTTCGCTTCGGCAGTTCTGTCATCAAATAATCTGCCAATTGCCGACGCAAATATTGCAGTTTCAACGACCAACTAGCCACGAGATGTTGATGGGAAGTTAGAAATTGCTCCGCCTGCTGCCAAAAGTCATTGTCCGGCAGTTTTTTTCCTTTTTTGAGTGCGGCTTCTAAACGACTAGGTGTAAACCGATCAAAATCCTGAAATAGACTTTCCGGTAACACTTCGCTTTGTATCATATTGGTCAGCGCTTCCAGCCATTTAGACACTGATGTCTTTCGGTATTGATTGCCATTCAGCAAATCAGTGTCAGAAACCGTCTGTACGACCTCATCTCGTTGCGCCCACCAACATTTTTTTAAGGCGATAAAATCGGTTTGGGCTTGACGGTAAGCAAATTCAACGTCCACCATTTGCAGTGGTAAAAATTTTAAAAAAGGCTTCCCTGATAAATGCCCTACAGCGGCAAGCAAGCTT
The genomic region above belongs to Methylophaga frappieri and contains:
- a CDS encoding DUF6746 family protein — translated: MNQFASYTFSAFIALFLTLTAPAALADEQPIQHRQVADITDFDEAKQVFNETTAEIKSINTLNAETMHEIHMITYSLEKAIAYFVENMQGAQQKSAEKMAAVVELVHLGSENNRKVETEIYLEEYFSLAEDFAAKM
- a CDS encoding YhcB family protein; translated protein: MSAIEITAVVIALILVGIISFFAGRRMNIDTRDLVRQLNEEHEQQLSKKQAELDAYRDKVHAHFDKTAGLFVNMAGSYKDLFDHLSAGYDQLGELGIDKKLPDRAGALLDGPEADAQPTQTQSGMPEYKNMNATAGGSKDD
- the recD gene encoding exodeoxyribonuclease V subunit alpha — encoded protein: MFRALSLLRQCGFSEIACQFADFIERKTQGEPLTTSLTAGLLTEAVSQGHVCLNLHQVPAVTKGVSDYLPEQVATWTEILKTSRVVGEPGEYRPLILTDAGQVYLYRFWLDERDVASLIRLRLKPVENVDFTQLNQDLINWKSHTVGTDWQKVAVAMAVSRQFGVISGGPGTGKTSIVLKILQCLEQQSNSLQIGLAAPTGKAAARLQQAIRQPGYEVKTLHRLLGITEQNHFGRYNHKRTLPLDVLIIDEASMIDISLMAKLMRAMSEQTRLILLGDSQQLASVESGAVLANLSEGQQGVFSDTFIEQFSCLGLEKASSNTPELLIDSFVRLKHSYRFSDESAIGKLSQLINQGDSGSVINILTLPDSDISWRQTTSDDIHEVVTAGYQAYIETVENQASHEKILHAFERYRVLSALRQGPQSVASINQMMSRYLGRRGWRAADSYYVGRPILITQNQYRQQLFNGDIGIVLPDETGQLKACFKVAETFQWVSLNRLPAHETVFAMTIHKSQGSEFDEVSVLLPDEFSPVLNRELLYTALTRAREKVAFLSSELTLRQTIETRHHRESGLSEQLGING
- a CDS encoding helicase HerA-like domain-containing protein encodes the protein MAAPIFMGLAESPVYLLPTMANRHGLVAGATGTGKTVTLQGLAEGFSEIGVPVFAADIKGDLSGISQPGKSHPKIAERVTAMQLDHFQFMGFSTSFWDVFGEQGHPVRTTISDMGPLLLSRLMQLNDTQQGVLTLVFRVADDNGWLVLDLKDLRAMLQYVAENAAEFQTLYGNISAASVGAIQRRLLVLEEQGADKLFAEPVLNLDDLMQTDANGRGMINLLAADKLMQSPQLYSTFLLWLLAELFEQLPEVGDPEKPKIVLFFDEAHLIFDDAPKALLDKIEQVVRLIRSKGVGVYFVTQNPTDIPESVLGQLGNRIQHALRAYTAKDQKAIKAAAETFFDNPAFSSIDVLTQLGVGEALVSMLDEKGRPQMVQRTLIKPPKGQIGPIEASQRQQLLKTSLVAGVYEKVVDRESAYELLSERTEAMQKKALEAESETVKKAAKRTRRGDTAFEAFTKSAMRALGSQVGRRLLRGLLGSLLGKK
- a CDS encoding class I SAM-dependent methyltransferase; this translates as MTIKPNLKAVPETMLWTLHNRAVEAMRDDAVIEDDMAVKIYRSIDYDYVKKFGEAEASHAIRSLDFDRQIRAFLAQYPDATVVNLGEGLETQRFRIQAKQVTWLSVDLPEAIAIREQFIKPDARYRHIAVSALDRSWFDFVPKNKLVFITAQGLFMYFPEQEVKLLLQDIEQAFDDWCLMFDTIPEWIAKKTLSQQGWKKTETYQTPKMPWGINRNSIVRRLNHWFTAPHDITDLGYSTFPRGFVKWLFLLFSTMPLLKNITPTIVRINSQSPQP
- the recB gene encoding exodeoxyribonuclease V subunit beta, whose translation is MTLLDAKTVNLSGSNLIEASAGTGKTFTLAELYCRFVIEEQLEVSQILVVTYTRAATEELRSRLRRRLVEARDALLAQDVSTKTERHRLQVAIQSFDEAAIYTIHGFCQRVLQDFAFESGHYFDMEMVTDEQAIKQTVVDDFWRRVISEVDPAFARYLLQQKQTPESLLAAVGHLSGKPFLKFLPLQMVDVEFAYRQAQTDFIALKKCWWAQRDEVVQTVSDTDLLNGNQYRKTSVSKWLEALTNMIQSEVLPESLFQDFDRFTPSRLEAALKKGKKLPDNDFWQQAEQFLTSHQHLVASWSLKLQYLRRQLADYLMTELPKRKRQNKVQAFDDLLINLQSALDGVHGGQLVTRIRQQFRAALIDEFQDTDPVQYDCFRRLFQKSELPVFFVGDPKQAIYSFRGADIFTYLEAKRASANEFNLDTNWRSHPLLVDAVNQLFQQVETPFRYADIPFIPVKAERKPTSVLCHADHSLSALAFWWHDTGGKVADKGSMQRWAADHTADDIAALLNDSASGKVQLTTDNRSRRLNGGDIAVLVRNHQQASDIQQALRKRGVNSVLQSRDNVFHSPQARMLEQVLMAIAHPSDDVLISTALATPLFADTALTLYHKQQNEADWQQVTDYFLSVHQRWQQTGFISMFRRLMVEQNVASRLLANPDGERQLTNLLHLAELTQICASRHNHAMEAVLTWLASQRQASGETQETTQIRLESDEQLVKVVTIHTSKGLEYPIVYCPFLWHVGKPRQKPAVISFHREEDNQACVAFGEPEMSQAELAYENEEKAESLRLLYVALTRARERCVINWAAVREVEKSALFSLLHAHHTTPEPAQMRDELQQFILRNPVAMTLTALSQSSKTTSLLASQDNDLIWQARRFTASIKPVWQVGSFTQLSRGFTSEKPDHDADFVVPASHVEVTHSFDQFSFPRGAQAGTCLHSIFEHWDFQNTGSDWQEIVTKNLRQHGIQKGWVPTVMTWLQSVVLTPLSPVSHLTLASIPTTKRLDEMAFYFPVNALTVGRLKAALMPHANAMPILKPVLAQLNFKMLQGFMKGFIDLVFESEGQFYIVDYKSNFLGNHPNQYQQAALEEAMITHHYPLQYLIYSLALHRYLKTRISRYDPDQHFGGVYYLFIRGMQPDWGQSGVFFDRPSSTLLDALDRCMIEVTDV
- the ubiK gene encoding ubiquinone biosynthesis accessory factor UbiK, producing the protein MIDSKKIDELVDTVTKSLPPGILQMREEAEKNIRAGLTATFNKLDLVTREEFDVQSQVLLRTREKLEALEKRVAELEQQTSSNQ